A window of Candidatus Goldiibacteriota bacterium genomic DNA:
ACTAAGATGAAAAAAATTCTCGCGGTTATGGTTCTTGTACTTTCGCTGTTTTCTTTTTCAGCAGTTGCGGCAGATTTAAGCGGTAACATTTATACGGCAGGTGTTTCAAAGTATTTATGGAGAGGCCAGCAGTTAAGCGAAGGGTTTGCGGTTCAGCCCGGTTTTAATTTAAACCTTGGTAATTTATCATTCGGATATTGGGGCAGTTATGATATCGAAGCGGGACAATACAGTGAAAGTGATTATACTTTCAGTTTCAGCGAATCTCTTCCCGGCCTTGACATTATAAGCCTGGGAGCAGGTTTTACGGTTTACACTTTCCCATACGCGGATCCGGCAGCTAACAATGACACAGAAGTATTCGGAACAGTATCAGCAGATGTTGTTACATCGCCTTATGTAAAGTTTTTTTATGACCCTACATTTGGAGCGGGCGGGTATCTTGAAGCCGGAATATCATACAGCGTTGAACTGGAAGCGTTTGAACCTTATGCTTCTGTCACAGGCGGATACAATTTTGGACAGTGGGGCTATGAAGCATCCGCATCAGTAGTGCTTGGCACTATTGGCGTAACATACACACTTGATAAGTTCAGCGCAACCCTGTCAGGTTCTTATCAGCTTGCTCTTGATGCTCAGTACGAGAACGACGGTTTTGGAACTTTAAGTGTTGACTACGGCTTCTAATACAAATAATTGGAATAAAATTTGAGTAAGAAAGGAGAACTAAAATGAGCAAACTTATCTTTAAGCTCACCCGCAGGATTTTTCCGGCGATGGCTTTAATCCTTGCGGCATCCGCCTCTATCTTCGCGGATGAAGCATCAATGGCCGGAGATATTGCGGGAATAGCAAAGTCTATAGATTTTGTATGGCTGCTTGTAGCCGCTTTCCTGGTGTTCTTTATGCAGGCGGGTTTTGCAATGGTAGAATCGGGTTTGACACGCGCTAAAAACGCGGGAAATATTCTGATGAAGAATATCATGGATTTTTCACTGGGTTCTGTGGCGTTCTTCGCGGTAGGTTTCGGTATAATGTTCGGAACCTCTCATTCGGGATTGTTTGGAACGGACAACTTTTTTCTAAGCAAAGTACTTCCCGGTGCCGATGATTCGGGATGGCAGTATGCGTTCTGGCTATTTCAGTGTGTCTTTGCTGGAACGGCGGCAACAATCGTATCAGGAGCAATGGCCGAACGTACTAAATTTGTAGGTTACCTTGTCTATTCTTTTGTAATCACCCTGTTAATTTACCCGGTAGTGGGACACTGGGCATGGGGCGGCGGATGGCTTAGCAAGCTTGGGTTCATAGATTTTGCCGGTTCCACAGTTGTTCATTCTGTCGGCGCATGGGCGGCTTTAATGGGCGCTATCGTTCTTGGGCCTAGGATAGGAAAATACGATGCGCTTGGAAGACCTAAGGCTATCAAGGGGCATAACATTCCTCTTGCCACACTTGGCGTATTCATCCTGTGGTTCGGCTGGTTCGGTTTCAATCCGGGAAGCACGCTTTCCGGCAATGCACGCGGCATCGGTATGATAGCGATGAACACATCGCTGGCAGCCGCGGCAGGCGCGATAGTGGCGATGTTTTTTGTATGGATACTGTTCGGCAAACCGGATGTTTCAATGACGTTAAATGGCGCGCTGGCAGGACTTGTAGCAATAACGGCGCCATGCGCATCGGTTTCGCCTGCAAGTGCAATAATTATCGGAGCAATAGCGGGGATCATAGTTGTGCTTTCAGTCGAACTGCTTGATAAAGTCTTAAAGATAGATGACCCGGTTGGTGCCGTATCTGTTCACGGCGCATGCGGGGTATTCGGCACTCTTGCTGTCGGGCTTTTCTCGGAAGTTTCTTATGCCACTCTTGGCGGAGCTGCAGCGGTTAACGGGCTGTTTTTTGGCGGCGGACTTGCACAGTTTAAGATACAGGCAATAGGCGTTCTTGCGGTTATGGCATGGGTTGTTGTAACAGCGCTTGCTCTCTTCATTATTATAAAGTACACGATTGGACTTAGGGTCAGCCGTGAAGAAGAATTGAAGGGCCTGGACATTCCGGAACACGGAAGCGAAGCATATTCCGGCCTTCAGATCCTGGATTGAGGAGGAAAACCATGAAACTAATAGTTGCTTTAATTCAGCCTTACAAACTTGAAGATGTAAAGAGTGCTCTTTTTAAAGCGGAAGTGTCTAAGATCACTGTAATACC
This region includes:
- a CDS encoding ammonium transporter, translated to MALILAASASIFADEASMAGDIAGIAKSIDFVWLLVAAFLVFFMQAGFAMVESGLTRAKNAGNILMKNIMDFSLGSVAFFAVGFGIMFGTSHSGLFGTDNFFLSKVLPGADDSGWQYAFWLFQCVFAGTAATIVSGAMAERTKFVGYLVYSFVITLLIYPVVGHWAWGGGWLSKLGFIDFAGSTVVHSVGAWAALMGAIVLGPRIGKYDALGRPKAIKGHNIPLATLGVFILWFGWFGFNPGSTLSGNARGIGMIAMNTSLAAAAGAIVAMFFVWILFGKPDVSMTLNGALAGLVAITAPCASVSPASAIIIGAIAGIIVVLSVELLDKVLKIDDPVGAVSVHGACGVFGTLAVGLFSEVSYATLGGAAAVNGLFFGGGLAQFKIQAIGVLAVMAWVVVTALALFIIIKYTIGLRVSREEELKGLDIPEHGSEAYSGLQILD